A portion of the Blastopirellula sediminis genome contains these proteins:
- a CDS encoding ATP-binding protein, translating into MGANNNWLWTCSETIPSDTHEGQRLVKQLLSKLEEHAWGMSDVFGIHLAAEEAIVNAIKHGNAYNPEKNVQIEMNVGVDRVSLRVTDEGPGFNPMDVPDPTEEENLENESGRGVMLINAYMTVVQYNDRGNSVFMEKVRTQ; encoded by the coding sequence ATGGGAGCAAACAACAACTGGCTTTGGACTTGTTCGGAAACGATTCCGAGCGACACGCACGAAGGTCAACGCCTCGTCAAGCAGCTCCTTTCGAAACTGGAAGAGCACGCTTGGGGCATGTCCGACGTGTTCGGCATCCATTTGGCTGCGGAAGAAGCGATCGTCAATGCGATTAAGCATGGCAACGCTTACAACCCAGAAAAAAACGTTCAGATTGAAATGAACGTCGGAGTCGATCGTGTGTCTCTTCGAGTAACCGACGAAGGTCCCGGTTTCAATCCAATGGACGTCCCCGATCCGACCGAGGAGGAAAACTTGGAGAACGAATCGGGGCGTGGAGTGATGCTGATCAACGCCTACATGACTGTCGTGCAGTACAACGACCGCGGCAACTCCGTCTTCATGGAAAAAGTCCGCACCCAGTGA
- a CDS encoding STAS domain-containing protein: MADNRRLGISEVSGVTVVQFNDRKILDDSQIQEIGQEFTALVEQEQKKNILLNFSHVEFLSSSALGKLINLEKQVKAHSGKLRMSNIRPEIMEVFAITKLNKLFDIRDDVPDALAAFKS; this comes from the coding sequence ATGGCCGATAATCGGCGTCTTGGGATTTCCGAAGTCAGCGGAGTGACTGTCGTTCAGTTCAATGATCGCAAGATTCTAGACGATTCCCAAATCCAAGAGATCGGCCAGGAATTTACTGCGCTGGTCGAACAAGAACAGAAAAAGAACATCCTGCTCAACTTTTCGCACGTTGAGTTCCTGTCGAGTTCCGCGCTTGGCAAGCTCATCAATCTGGAAAAGCAGGTCAAAGCTCACAGCGGCAAGCTCCGCATGAGCAATATTCGTCCTGAGATCATGGAAGTTTTCGCGATCACCAAGCTGAACAAGTTGTTCGACATCCGTGACGACGTTCCTGACGCTTTGGCCGCGTTCAAATCGTAA
- a CDS encoding MFS transporter, which translates to MNSYAESLIQAEAESDAKRDDLWSTSFLGLVVTQMLGAVNDNIFRWFVIGIGKEQAAQNTASVLMAGTACFVLPYILFAAHAGYLADRYSKRTVIVWCKWAEVAIMSLGILFVLTDSFWWLLVTVFLMGAQSALYGPAKLGAIPEMLKMKHISSANGILGLGTVVAVAVGTFLGNSLSDWTDQGTTNIGLAAAILIGTALVGVGASLLIQPLPVANANLSFPWSPIEAVKETIHNLRVLGEDRAILRVALGTAFFWSLASLAQLNIDQFAADGGTTTQQQVGPLLIALVAGTAVGCVLAGYWSQGHVELGLLPLGAAGMALSSLSLSFVHGAIVNPDETLNAAYGITCALLFSLGVFAGLFEVPLAAFMQHRSDPRHRGVILAASNFLTFSGCMLVAILFMGMRWQIWEGSVNNISAAQYEGSPEFEARLAHALAVQKKEWREGDRSEITQEQINQIAESEDERRKATAELLWVELSQRFKLGDSVDRSDVLDRFPEDKQLAAAVFQQASGLPLFSSRFIFLFCGIATVPVLWYILRLIPQPAIRFLVWLASETCYRIRVYGRENLPVNGGALLVSNHVTWLDGILLLLTSSRPVRIFVWAGNFQSKWFREFAEWHGAIMIDNGPKGILKALRIGKAAIKNGELVCIFAEGGITRSGQVQGFKRGLMKLVEGTDAPVVPVYLDELWGSIFSFSGGKFFWKYPQGWRTPISIHFGKPIEAPYDVFKIRQAVQRLGSHAFAVRHDRVEPPVQGFVKSCKKRLFVRKVADSTGVDLTGGKLLAGTMIMRRLLNRHVLASREEEPMVGVLLPPTGAGVIVNAALALDRRTTVNLNYTVGNDVLNSCIRQAGVKHVLTSRKFMEKFDYKLDAEVVLLEDLKTKPTTMDKVACGAAAFLTPSRILSWQFGLDKIEPEDLVTVIFTSGSTGEPKGVMLTQANIASNVQAVDQMGHLQHTDVMVGILPFFHSFGYTLTMWPVLALDIAGAFHFSPLEPKQIGQLTKKFAGTLMFSTPTFLRGFLRRVEPDQFKTLEVVIAGAEKLPADLCDEFEQRFGVRPVEGYGATECSPLVSVNIPPSRSFDNFQPDRKEGTVGRPIPNVSARIIDLDSHEELDVDQQGMLQILGPNVMLGYLHLPEKTADVIHEGWYTTGDMAVIDEDGFIRITGRISRFSKIAGEMVPHIQIEDALVSTLGPTEDERPRIVVSAAPCPKKGERLIVLHTEIDKTPEQLREALVERGLPNIFIPAQDAFYQVPELPVLGSGKLDLQAIKQMALAQAAAHAER; encoded by the coding sequence ATGAATTCTTACGCCGAGTCCTTGATTCAAGCTGAAGCGGAGAGCGACGCCAAACGCGACGATCTCTGGTCGACCAGCTTTCTTGGATTGGTCGTGACGCAGATGTTGGGCGCGGTCAACGACAACATCTTTCGTTGGTTCGTGATCGGCATCGGCAAAGAGCAAGCCGCACAGAACACCGCTTCGGTGCTGATGGCGGGGACCGCCTGTTTCGTGCTGCCCTATATCTTGTTCGCCGCGCATGCCGGTTACCTGGCCGATCGCTACAGCAAGCGAACGGTGATCGTGTGGTGCAAATGGGCCGAAGTGGCGATCATGTCGCTCGGCATCTTGTTCGTCCTCACCGACAGTTTTTGGTGGTTGTTGGTGACGGTCTTCCTGATGGGCGCCCAAAGCGCGCTTTACGGCCCGGCGAAACTGGGCGCCATTCCCGAAATGTTGAAGATGAAGCACATCTCTTCGGCGAACGGGATTCTCGGTCTGGGAACGGTTGTCGCCGTCGCGGTTGGAACTTTCCTCGGGAACTCGCTGAGCGATTGGACCGATCAAGGCACGACCAACATTGGACTAGCGGCGGCGATCTTGATTGGAACGGCGCTGGTCGGCGTTGGGGCGAGCTTGCTGATTCAGCCGCTGCCGGTCGCCAACGCCAACTTGTCGTTCCCGTGGAGTCCGATCGAAGCGGTCAAAGAAACGATCCACAACCTCCGCGTGCTGGGAGAAGATCGCGCCATCTTGCGAGTCGCGCTGGGAACGGCGTTCTTCTGGTCGTTGGCAAGTCTCGCGCAGTTAAATATTGACCAATTCGCCGCCGACGGCGGAACGACGACGCAGCAGCAAGTTGGGCCGCTCTTAATCGCGCTGGTCGCCGGTACGGCGGTCGGTTGCGTGTTGGCCGGATATTGGTCGCAAGGGCACGTGGAACTCGGCCTCTTGCCGCTGGGCGCCGCAGGGATGGCGCTCAGTTCGTTGTCGCTGTCGTTCGTCCATGGCGCGATCGTCAATCCGGACGAGACGTTGAACGCCGCTTATGGCATCACGTGCGCTCTACTATTCTCGCTCGGCGTCTTCGCCGGTCTGTTCGAAGTTCCGCTGGCGGCGTTCATGCAGCACCGGAGCGACCCACGGCACCGCGGCGTCATTTTGGCGGCAAGCAACTTTTTGACGTTTAGCGGATGCATGCTGGTCGCTATTCTTTTCATGGGGATGCGTTGGCAGATCTGGGAAGGTTCGGTCAACAACATCTCCGCCGCCCAGTACGAGGGAAGCCCCGAGTTTGAGGCTCGTCTGGCCCACGCGCTGGCGGTGCAAAAGAAGGAGTGGCGCGAAGGGGATCGCTCGGAAATCACGCAGGAGCAGATTAACCAGATCGCCGAGAGCGAAGACGAACGCCGTAAGGCGACCGCCGAGTTGCTTTGGGTCGAACTTTCGCAAAGATTCAAACTGGGAGATTCGGTTGACCGGAGCGACGTGCTCGACCGTTTTCCCGAAGATAAGCAGTTAGCGGCGGCCGTGTTTCAACAAGCGTCAGGCTTGCCGCTCTTTTCGTCTCGTTTCATTTTCCTGTTCTGCGGAATCGCGACCGTGCCGGTGCTGTGGTACATCCTGCGACTGATCCCGCAGCCGGCGATTCGTTTTCTCGTCTGGCTCGCCAGCGAAACGTGCTACCGGATCCGCGTTTACGGCCGCGAGAATCTGCCGGTCAACGGCGGGGCGCTGCTCGTCTCGAACCATGTCACGTGGCTCGACGGCATCTTGTTGTTGTTGACCAGCAGCCGTCCGGTCCGGATATTCGTCTGGGCGGGGAACTTCCAGAGCAAGTGGTTCCGCGAGTTCGCCGAATGGCATGGCGCGATCATGATCGACAACGGCCCGAAGGGAATCTTGAAGGCGCTCCGCATCGGCAAAGCGGCGATCAAGAACGGCGAATTGGTCTGCATCTTCGCCGAAGGGGGCATCACCCGCAGCGGTCAGGTGCAAGGCTTCAAACGAGGCCTGATGAAACTGGTTGAAGGGACCGACGCCCCGGTGGTGCCGGTTTACCTCGACGAGTTGTGGGGCAGCATCTTCAGCTTCTCCGGCGGCAAGTTCTTCTGGAAGTATCCGCAAGGTTGGCGGACTCCGATTTCGATTCATTTCGGCAAACCGATCGAGGCGCCATACGACGTGTTTAAGATTCGCCAAGCGGTGCAGCGACTAGGTTCCCATGCTTTCGCGGTGCGACATGATCGCGTCGAACCGCCGGTGCAGGGGTTCGTCAAGTCGTGCAAGAAGCGACTCTTTGTGCGGAAGGTCGCCGACTCGACCGGCGTCGATCTGACCGGCGGCAAGCTGCTGGCCGGCACGATGATCATGCGCCGGCTTCTCAACCGTCATGTGCTGGCCAGCCGAGAAGAAGAGCCGATGGTCGGCGTCTTGTTGCCGCCGACCGGCGCCGGGGTGATTGTAAACGCGGCGCTGGCGCTTGATCGCCGCACGACGGTCAATTTGAACTACACGGTCGGCAACGACGTCCTCAACTCCTGCATTCGCCAGGCTGGCGTCAAGCATGTGCTGACCAGCCGGAAGTTCATGGAGAAGTTCGACTACAAGCTCGACGCCGAAGTCGTGCTGCTCGAAGATTTGAAGACGAAGCCGACGACGATGGACAAAGTCGCGTGCGGCGCCGCGGCGTTCCTGACGCCGAGCCGAATCTTGAGCTGGCAGTTTGGTCTCGACAAGATCGAGCCGGAAGACCTGGTCACGGTCATCTTCACCTCGGGTTCGACCGGCGAACCGAAGGGGGTGATGCTGACCCAGGCGAACATCGCGTCGAACGTCCAGGCGGTCGACCAGATGGGGCACTTGCAGCACACGGACGTGATGGTCGGCATCCTGCCGTTTTTCCATTCGTTCGGCTATACGCTGACGATGTGGCCGGTCTTGGCGCTTGATATCGCCGGCGCATTCCACTTCAGTCCGCTCGAACCGAAGCAGATTGGCCAGCTGACGAAGAAGTTCGCCGGCACGCTGATGTTCTCGACGCCGACCTTCCTGCGCGGCTTCCTCCGCCGTGTTGAACCCGATCAGTTCAAAACGCTAGAAGTGGTGATCGCCGGCGCCGAGAAGTTGCCGGCTGATCTCTGCGACGAATTCGAGCAGCGGTTTGGCGTTCGCCCGGTTGAAGGTTATGGCGCCACCGAATGTTCGCCGCTCGTCTCGGTCAATATTCCGCCGAGCCGTTCGTTCGACAACTTCCAGCCGGACCGGAAGGAAGGGACGGTCGGACGTCCGATTCCGAACGTCTCGGCACGGATTATCGATCTCGATAGCCACGAAGAGCTCGACGTCGATCAACAAGGGATGCTGCAGATCCTGGGGCCGAACGTGATGCTCGGCTATCTCCACTTGCCGGAGAAAACGGCCGACGTCATTCATGAAGGCTGGTACACGACCGGCGACATGGCGGTGATCGACGAAGATGGTTTCATTCGCATCACGGGGCGGATCAGCCGATTCTCGAAGATCGCCGGCGAGATGGTGCCGCACATCCAGATCGAAGACGCGCTTGTCTCGACGCTAGGGCCGACCGAAGACGAACGGCCGCGGATCGTCGTTTCGGCCGCGCCTTGTCCCAAAAAGGGAGAGCGGCTGATCGTACTGCATACCGAGATCGACAAGACGCCGGAGCAACTGCGCGAAGCGCTGGTCGAACGTGGATTGCCCAACATCTTTATTCCGGCCCAAGACGCCTTTTACCAGGTGCCGGAACTGCCGGTCTTGGGAAGTGGGAAATTAGACCTGCAAGCGATTAAGCAAATGGCGCTGGCACAAGCCGCCGCTCATGCCGAGCGTTAA
- a CDS encoding HAD family hydrolase has protein sequence MSLRAKSNIDAVVFDMDGLMFNTELLYPQVSYELLRRRGHKLEPELTNAMMGRPSRDAFRIMIEWHQLEDTPDNLAEESDQIFVKILDEHLAPMPGLMALLGALEQAAVPKGVATSSGRPMAEKILGTFDILPRLKFLLCGTDVENGKPNPEIYLLAAEKMGVAPDRMLVLEDSHTGSRAAIAAGAFVVATPGDHSRHHDFSGTRFVADTLADPRIYEALGMPRAI, from the coding sequence ATGAGTTTGCGCGCAAAAAGTAACATCGACGCTGTCGTATTTGACATGGATGGCCTGATGTTTAACACCGAACTCTTATACCCCCAGGTATCCTACGAATTGCTAAGACGGCGCGGGCACAAACTGGAGCCGGAACTCACCAATGCGATGATGGGACGCCCCAGTCGGGACGCGTTTCGCATCATGATTGAGTGGCACCAGCTCGAAGATACGCCCGACAATCTGGCGGAAGAATCGGATCAGATCTTCGTCAAGATTCTGGACGAACATCTCGCGCCGATGCCGGGGCTGATGGCGCTGCTCGGCGCTTTGGAACAGGCCGCCGTTCCCAAGGGAGTCGCCACGAGTTCAGGACGTCCGATGGCGGAGAAGATCTTGGGGACGTTCGACATTCTCCCCCGACTCAAATTCCTGCTCTGCGGAACGGACGTCGAGAACGGCAAGCCGAATCCCGAGATCTATCTGCTAGCAGCCGAGAAGATGGGAGTCGCGCCAGATCGCATGCTCGTGCTTGAGGATAGTCATACCGGCAGTCGCGCGGCGATCGCCGCCGGCGCGTTTGTAGTCGCTACGCCGGGAGATCATAGCCGCCATCATGATTTCTCCGGGACGCGGTTCGTCGCCGACACGCTGGCTGATCCGCGGATCTATGAAGCTCTAGGAATGCCACGTGCTATCTAG
- a CDS encoding NTP transferase domain-containing protein, which translates to MPSRLAQRMIGGKPLIEWLIRRLGEAHVDGVMVVLPEDADTNALLPLIPSDTPVHISRKQDSLGRLADAIREYQPRGVVRIPVENPFVDPALIDRLLTNAAMFEKCDYVAYRCENGSAAAASPVGLFAEWYRAKAILKADEIVEDASERENVSAAIAAQPDWFPQHLLPVPSQLEGADVRLSVIDEEDWENALVIVDAMRCHDLAWQDVVRFIRETPHLRQRMETMNQVG; encoded by the coding sequence GTGCCGTCTCGCTTGGCGCAGCGGATGATCGGCGGCAAGCCGTTGATCGAATGGCTGATTCGGCGTTTGGGAGAAGCGCACGTTGACGGCGTGATGGTGGTTTTGCCGGAGGACGCCGATACCAATGCGTTGCTACCGCTGATTCCGAGCGATACGCCGGTTCATATCAGCCGCAAACAAGATTCGCTCGGTCGATTGGCCGATGCGATTCGCGAATATCAGCCGCGCGGAGTCGTTCGCATCCCGGTCGAAAACCCGTTTGTCGATCCGGCTCTGATCGATCGCCTGCTCACGAACGCCGCGATGTTTGAGAAATGCGACTATGTCGCCTATCGCTGCGAAAACGGCAGCGCCGCCGCCGCCTCGCCAGTTGGTCTGTTCGCCGAATGGTATCGCGCCAAAGCGATCCTGAAGGCGGATGAAATTGTCGAAGACGCCTCAGAGCGAGAAAACGTCAGCGCGGCGATTGCGGCCCAACCTGACTGGTTCCCGCAGCACTTGTTGCCGGTTCCGAGCCAACTGGAAGGCGCTGACGTTCGCTTGTCGGTGATCGACGAAGAAGACTGGGAAAACGCCCTGGTGATCGTCGATGCGATGCGTTGTCACGATCTGGCTTGGCAAGATGTCGTGCGATTCATTCGCGAAACGCCTCATCTGCGGCAGCGGATGGAGACGATGAATCAAGTTGGCTAA
- a CDS encoding Nramp family divalent metal transporter: MSTTLPETSSQLEEDLLRIETPPETLGATLRRIGPGLIVAGSIVGSGELIATTKAGAEAGFWLLWLIMIGCVIKVFVQVEFGRYTIYSGKTALYGMNEVPGPAISYRLVTPARVNWLMIYWFIMTAASIAQLGGIVGGVGQALQMGLPLTEKGRYYNEFGDLQTRIRVTETLIGRAAERSDAEEEAAQKATLAKLEGELDEQGARYLALRLAIQEESRTLAALDPASAEAENLQAELKAQKDERKAIQNNIEPIDDEIWAAVLGIGTAILLLVGRYRFIESISTALVASFTLVTVGNLLALQLNPDWAVTPQEFLRGLSFRFTPESEAIGVSPLMTALATFGIIGVGATELIAYPYWCLEKGYARFTGPRDDSPEWGERAAGWMRVMRCDAWCSMIVYTFATLAFYLLGAAILGRIHLIPESSEMIRSLSVMYEPVFGAYAPPIFLFGAFAVLYSTFFVANACHARVNADGLQIFGMLGQGDATYRAGVKFLCGFFPLICIVIYIVYPHPTFLVIFSGMMQAIMLPMLSAAALYFRYYHCDKRIAPGIAWDICLWLSAIGMLIAGGYLAYAKTPELVSNIVNLWN, from the coding sequence TTGAGTACCACCCTCCCCGAAACCTCTTCCCAGCTGGAAGAGGATCTGCTTCGTATTGAAACGCCCCCAGAAACTCTCGGCGCCACTTTGCGCCGGATTGGGCCGGGTTTGATCGTCGCTGGCTCGATTGTTGGATCGGGCGAACTGATCGCGACCACCAAAGCAGGCGCGGAAGCCGGCTTCTGGCTGCTCTGGCTGATCATGATCGGCTGCGTGATCAAGGTCTTTGTGCAAGTCGAGTTCGGCCGCTACACGATCTACAGCGGCAAAACGGCGTTGTACGGCATGAATGAAGTTCCCGGCCCGGCGATCTCGTATCGGCTGGTGACGCCGGCGCGGGTCAACTGGTTGATGATCTATTGGTTCATCATGACCGCCGCCAGCATCGCCCAGTTGGGCGGCATCGTCGGCGGCGTCGGCCAAGCGCTGCAGATGGGGCTGCCGCTCACCGAAAAAGGACGTTACTACAACGAGTTCGGCGATTTGCAGACCCGGATTCGGGTGACCGAAACGTTGATCGGCCGCGCCGCGGAGCGAAGCGATGCGGAAGAAGAAGCCGCTCAAAAAGCGACGCTGGCGAAACTGGAAGGCGAACTTGATGAGCAGGGGGCTCGCTATTTGGCGCTGCGACTCGCGATCCAAGAGGAGAGCAGGACGTTGGCCGCGCTCGATCCGGCCAGCGCTGAAGCGGAGAATCTGCAAGCCGAATTGAAGGCGCAGAAAGACGAGCGGAAAGCGATTCAGAATAACATCGAACCGATCGATGATGAGATCTGGGCGGCAGTCTTGGGGATTGGGACCGCCATTCTCTTGCTGGTCGGACGCTATCGTTTCATCGAATCGATTTCGACCGCGCTGGTTGCGTCATTCACGTTGGTCACCGTCGGCAATCTGCTCGCGCTGCAGCTCAATCCTGACTGGGCGGTGACGCCGCAGGAGTTTTTGCGGGGGCTCAGCTTCCGCTTTACGCCGGAGTCGGAAGCGATCGGCGTTTCGCCGCTGATGACGGCGCTGGCGACCTTCGGCATTATCGGGGTCGGCGCTACGGAGCTGATCGCCTATCCCTATTGGTGTCTGGAAAAAGGTTACGCCCGCTTTACCGGTCCACGCGACGATTCGCCCGAGTGGGGCGAGCGCGCCGCAGGCTGGATGCGGGTGATGCGCTGCGACGCGTGGTGTTCGATGATCGTCTACACCTTTGCGACGCTCGCCTTCTACCTGCTGGGAGCGGCGATTCTGGGGCGGATTCACTTGATTCCGGAAAGCTCCGAAATGATCCGTTCGCTCAGCGTGATGTATGAGCCGGTCTTCGGCGCGTACGCGCCGCCGATCTTCCTGTTCGGCGCGTTCGCGGTCCTCTACTCCACGTTCTTTGTGGCGAACGCATGTCACGCGCGGGTGAACGCCGACGGCTTACAGATCTTCGGCATGCTGGGACAAGGAGACGCGACCTATCGCGCCGGCGTGAAGTTTTTGTGCGGCTTCTTTCCGCTGATCTGCATTGTGATTTACATCGTTTATCCCCATCCGACCTTTCTGGTAATTTTCAGCGGGATGATGCAGGCGATCATGTTGCCGATGCTCTCGGCGGCTGCGTTGTACTTCCGCTATTACCACTGCGACAAGCGAATCGCTCCCGGCATCGCGTGGGACATCTGCTTGTGGCTGTCAGCGATCGGAATGTTGATCGCCGGCGGCTATCTGGCCTATGCGAAGACGCCGGAGCTGGTCAGCAACATCGTCAATCTGTGGAATTAG
- a CDS encoding glycosyltransferase, which produces MDSPTSSPSADNFHSVYVDAVPPTLPAQKAEVGLKKVLHLINGEHYSGAERVQDLLGLRLPEFGYHADFACVKPGKFATSRRATECQVFELAMRHRFDLWRSRDVVGLVQEHGYQIIHAHTPRTALLAMLAARSCDAQFVYHVHSPTSRDSTRRLTNWMNQQVESWAMFQAARLITVSNSLSRHLAQLHVPMTKVRVVHNGVPSLSDVPQRDAPNGSWTIGCVALFRPRKGIEVLLHALANLRGQGHDVRLRAVGPFETPEYQREIETLVAKLNLQHAIDWVGFTQDVNRELFQMDLFVLPSLFGEGLPMVVLEAMAAGVPVIASDVEGACEAIQPGFDGLLAIPADVDDLTMKISSVVSGEVDWLSLRQTALLRQRESFSDRSMAGGTAAVYDELLG; this is translated from the coding sequence ATGGACAGCCCCACCAGTTCGCCCTCGGCTGACAACTTTCACAGCGTTTACGTCGACGCAGTACCGCCGACGTTGCCTGCGCAGAAGGCGGAAGTTGGTCTGAAGAAAGTGCTCCATCTGATCAATGGCGAGCACTACTCCGGCGCCGAGCGCGTGCAAGATTTACTGGGGCTTCGTTTGCCGGAATTCGGCTACCACGCCGACTTCGCCTGCGTCAAACCGGGGAAGTTCGCCACGTCGCGACGTGCGACGGAGTGTCAGGTTTTTGAATTGGCGATGCGACATCGCTTTGATCTATGGCGATCGCGCGACGTCGTGGGGCTTGTTCAAGAACATGGTTATCAAATCATTCACGCGCACACGCCCCGGACCGCCCTGTTGGCAATGTTGGCGGCACGTTCGTGCGACGCGCAGTTCGTCTATCATGTTCACAGTCCGACTTCGCGCGATTCGACCCGCCGTCTGACCAACTGGATGAATCAGCAAGTCGAATCTTGGGCGATGTTCCAAGCGGCTCGCCTGATCACTGTTTCCAACAGCCTGAGTCGTCACCTCGCGCAGCTTCATGTTCCAATGACGAAAGTCCGCGTCGTCCATAATGGCGTTCCGTCGCTATCTGACGTTCCACAGCGCGATGCGCCTAACGGATCGTGGACGATTGGCTGCGTCGCGCTCTTCCGGCCTCGGAAGGGAATTGAGGTCTTGCTGCACGCTCTCGCCAATTTGCGTGGGCAAGGTCACGACGTTCGTTTGCGAGCGGTCGGGCCATTCGAGACGCCTGAGTACCAGCGCGAAATCGAAACGCTGGTCGCCAAATTGAATTTGCAGCACGCGATCGACTGGGTTGGTTTCACCCAGGATGTGAATCGCGAATTGTTTCAGATGGATCTGTTCGTCCTCCCCAGCCTGTTTGGGGAAGGGCTGCCGATGGTGGTGCTGGAAGCGATGGCGGCCGGCGTGCCGGTGATCGCATCAGACGTCGAAGGCGCCTGTGAGGCGATTCAGCCAGGATTCGATGGTTTGTTGGCGATTCCGGCCGATGTCGACGACCTGACGATGAAGATTTCGTCGGTCGTTTCGGGAGAAGTTGATTGGCTATCGCTCCGTCAGACGGCTCTTCTGCGACAGCGCGAATCTTTCTCGGACCGGAGCATGGCGGGTGGAACCGCCGCCGTTTACGACGAACTGCTCGGCTAG